In Oscillatoria sp. FACHB-1407, a single window of DNA contains:
- a CDS encoding response regulator — translation MIKILLGNSSLLSADLVEVLETQYLVDVAEDGQLALDLATSSDYDLVLLSTQLPKLDFISLCRRLRSQGYYKPILLLTASDADADVALGFDAGADDYISQPYTPEVLLAKLRTWLRRSSVQIPVQPVQHSSHTFTWGLLCLDVDAGRVTVGDQVIALTATEYNLLELFLRNPDRIFSRSVILDRLWGFDDAPSDRAIVTHVKDVRKKLKAGGLTDEMIETVYGMGYRLKPAPPAPVSGVNILEANETDQQNLPTQGESAIDKVLQRFQGTFQEQVAVLEQAKLALFAGNLAADLHQAARQEAHKLAGSLASFGYPEGSKLARSIEHLLMSGDAFPPEAVTRFSELVTALQQELTESPVASTAVPVPLTQTYRVLVIDDDTALTERLKAESDAWGLRLKIAPTLAEARSRLSLNTPDVVLLDLSFPGAEEDGLTLLQEMTERSPNLPVIVFTGRDSLADRLAVSRLGARQFLHKPATTEQILRAIARIVSNSPKTSEAKVLIVDDDPAMLAILSSMLTPWGMEIATLSEPQNFWKVFVAVSPDVVLLDLEMPQVSGLELCQVIRQDAEWEDVPILVVTAHTDAESLQQAFAAGADDFISKPVLGPELVTRVLSRIERNRLRQK, via the coding sequence TTGATAAAAATTCTTCTAGGAAATAGTTCGCTACTTAGTGCCGACTTAGTAGAGGTGCTAGAAACCCAGTATTTAGTTGATGTGGCAGAGGATGGGCAACTCGCTTTAGATCTAGCCACTTCTAGTGATTATGATTTAGTTTTGCTAAGTACACAGCTACCAAAGCTAGATTTTATTAGCTTATGTCGTCGGCTGCGATCGCAAGGCTATTACAAACCCATTCTACTTTTAACCGCGAGTGACGCTGATGCTGACGTAGCATTAGGGTTTGATGCCGGAGCCGATGACTATATTAGCCAACCGTATACCCCAGAAGTTTTGTTGGCAAAGCTACGGACTTGGTTACGACGTAGTAGCGTTCAGATTCCAGTACAACCCGTTCAGCACTCAAGTCATACTTTTACCTGGGGACTGCTCTGCTTAGATGTGGATGCGGGGCGAGTTACCGTTGGGGATCAGGTTATTGCTCTAACCGCAACAGAATATAATTTACTGGAATTATTTCTGCGAAACCCCGATCGCATTTTCAGTCGCAGCGTTATTTTGGATCGATTGTGGGGATTTGATGACGCGCCTAGCGATCGCGCGATTGTGACCCATGTTAAAGACGTGCGAAAGAAGCTGAAGGCAGGTGGGCTAACCGACGAGATGATCGAAACCGTGTATGGAATGGGGTATCGGTTAAAGCCTGCACCTCCTGCGCCAGTGTCAGGTGTCAATATTTTAGAGGCGAATGAAACTGATCAGCAGAATTTACCCACTCAAGGTGAGTCTGCGATTGATAAAGTACTCCAGCGGTTTCAGGGAACATTTCAAGAACAAGTTGCTGTATTGGAGCAAGCAAAATTAGCTCTGTTTGCCGGAAATTTAGCAGCAGATTTACATCAAGCCGCCAGACAGGAAGCCCATAAGTTGGCAGGATCATTGGCATCGTTTGGTTATCCAGAGGGGTCAAAGCTGGCTCGATCGATTGAGCATTTGTTAATGAGCGGCGATGCTTTTCCGCCGGAAGCTGTCACTCGATTCTCGGAACTCGTCACTGCTTTGCAGCAGGAGTTAACGGAGTCCCCAGTTGCCTCAACCGCTGTACCTGTTCCATTGACTCAAACCTATCGGGTTCTGGTGATTGATGACGATACTGCCCTGACCGAGCGGTTAAAGGCGGAATCGGATGCTTGGGGACTTCGCCTCAAAATTGCCCCAACGCTGGCTGAAGCGCGATCGCGTTTGTCATTGAATACACCCGATGTTGTGTTGCTGGATCTCAGCTTTCCTGGGGCAGAGGAAGATGGATTAACGCTGTTGCAAGAGATGACGGAGCGATCGCCCAACTTACCTGTGATTGTGTTTACAGGGCGAGATAGTCTTGCCGATCGATTAGCGGTTTCCCGGTTAGGCGCACGGCAGTTTTTGCATAAACCTGCGACAACTGAGCAAATTTTGAGGGCGATCGCCCGTATCGTATCCAATTCTCCAAAAACTTCGGAGGCTAAAGTCTTAATTGTGGATGATGATCCAGCCATGTTAGCGATTCTCTCAAGTATGCTAACGCCATGGGGAATGGAGATTGCGACCTTAAGTGAACCGCAAAACTTTTGGAAGGTATTCGTTGCGGTTTCACCCGATGTGGTCTTGCTGGATCTGGAAATGCCCCAGGTTAGCGGCTTGGAGCTATGCCAGGTGATACGACAGGATGCTGAATGGGAAGATGTGCCGATCTTAGTTGTGACGGCTCATACAGATGCAGAGTCGCTTCAGCAAGCATTTGCAGCAGGGGCTGATGATTTTATTAGCAAGCCTGTGTTGGGACCCGAATTAGTGACACGAGTATTAAGCCGAATTGAGCGGAATCGTCTACGGCAGAAGTAG